In Primulina eburnea isolate SZY01 chromosome 3, ASM2296580v1, whole genome shotgun sequence, one DNA window encodes the following:
- the LOC140826985 gene encoding uncharacterized protein, whose amino-acid sequence MIANILLGIVRCDPAYEIKYVRESIKEKYGYDISYAKAWRSLKRAVELVYGTWESSVTLLPKYMGALSKYNPGTVVEWKHLRPYDHPHKVLNFVFWAFRPCIDGFRHCRNVISVDGTHMYTQYKHKLLITVTLDANNQVLPLAFALVDEENYESWHWFLGNVARHVTRGCSGVCLISDRHAGITSAVQDLPDFKPPLGVHRFCLRHVCSNFKSRFKNIHLKDLCWEAGIQHQVAKFNATMEAINTNNAAAFTYLSNIPKEKWSLAHDGGWRRGIMTANMSECINGVLKGARSLP is encoded by the coding sequence ATGATAGCAAATATACTTTTGGGAATCGTACGTTGTGATCCTGCATACGAAATCAAATATGTGCGAGAAagtattaaagaaaaatatggtTATGATATATCGTATGCTAAGGCATGGCGGAGTTTGAAACGCGCGGTGGAGTTAGTCTATGGCACATGGGAAAGCTCTGTAACTTTGCTTCCTAAATATATGGGAGCTTTGTCGAAGTACAATCCAGGAACTGTTGTAGAATGGAAGCATCTTCGACCGTATGACCATCCACATaaagttttgaactttgtgtttTGGGCATTCAGACCATGTATAGATGGTTTTCGACATTGTCGCAACGTAATCAGTGTAGACGGTACCCATATGTACACCCAATATAAGCACAAACTACTCATAACCGTAACATTGGATGCCAATAACCAGGTTTTGCCGCTAGCATTTGCGCTTGTTGATGAAGAAAATTATGAGTCTTGGCATTGGTTCCTCGGTAATGTTGCACGACATGTTACCAGAGGGTGTAGTGGTGTGTGCCTTATATCTGATAGACATGCGGGTATAACAAGTGCAGTTCAAGATCTCCCCGACTTCAAGCCTCCTCTTGGTGTTCATCGTTTCTGTTTGAGGCATGTTTGCTCTAATTTCAAAAGCAGGTTCAAAAACATTCATTTGAAAGACTTATGTTGGGAAGCAGGGATACAACACCAAGTAGCAAAATTTAATGCGACAATGGAGgcaattaatacaaataatGCAGCAGCTTTCACGTATTTGTCGAACATTCCAAAAGAAAAATGGTCATTAGCTCATGATGGTGGATGGCGACGAGGGATAATGACTGCGAACATGTCTGAGTGTATTAATGGTGTGTTGAAAGGGGCACGAAGTCTTCCATAG